A genomic segment from Amygdalobacter nucleatus encodes:
- a CDS encoding metal ABC transporter substrate-binding protein has translation MKNRLIRMLAVLLAVTFSLGACQAKQDANNGEHKPIVYASFFPIYDLVRQVSGDTLDVRSFMPTNTDLHTWEPTGRNMKELAKADILFVNGANMERWVDSVKHNFPNLKVVSLADKVQLITYKGAASIGDFQYMTEISAKADTTYKFEFGHTHEDIMRVAFIRKDKDYALKEIINIGKKVMEQKGELIPQEQEIAVTPDKVYALEMGHVSGRVYFKLPEDGDWYVLSGRVSERLLPYTLQTKAGEKIEHNDLVTTSTNGHDKVTYDPHSWLSLNNAKRYLNYIYDTLKTTYPDNAKLYGKRKFKAVDRLTDIQAQYKEKFASLDKKAFLVTHYAWEYLAKEYGLMQYPLQGLISTESPSLKTIKKAIKFCRDQEVNTVFYESNMPPKEAQALAQEINGKFVDLTSMEFVPSDDQGEIGSYTKIMEANLAKLYAALSGETK, from the coding sequence ATGAAAAATAGATTGATTCGCATGCTGGCTGTTTTGCTGGCTGTTACTTTTAGCCTGGGTGCTTGTCAAGCTAAACAAGATGCAAACAATGGTGAGCATAAACCAATTGTTTATGCTTCTTTTTTCCCAATTTATGATTTAGTTAGACAAGTTTCCGGCGATACACTTGATGTGCGTTCGTTTATGCCGACCAACACCGATTTACATACCTGGGAGCCAACTGGTCGCAATATGAAAGAATTAGCTAAGGCTGATATTCTGTTTGTGAATGGCGCTAACATGGAACGGTGGGTCGACAGTGTTAAACATAACTTCCCCAATTTGAAGGTTGTCAGTTTGGCTGATAAGGTACAGTTAATTACCTACAAAGGCGCAGCTTCGATTGGTGACTTTCAATATATGACTGAAATTTCTGCCAAGGCAGATACAACCTATAAGTTTGAGTTCGGACATACCCATGAAGATATTATGCGTGTGGCATTCATCCGCAAAGATAAAGATTATGCTTTGAAGGAGATCATTAATATCGGTAAAAAGGTGATGGAACAAAAAGGCGAACTTATACCGCAAGAGCAAGAAATTGCTGTTACACCCGATAAAGTTTATGCCTTAGAGATGGGGCATGTGAGCGGCCGTGTCTATTTCAAATTACCTGAAGATGGCGATTGGTATGTTTTGTCAGGTCGTGTGTCTGAACGTTTGTTGCCATATACTTTACAAACTAAGGCAGGCGAGAAGATTGAGCATAATGATTTGGTCACTACTTCCACTAATGGCCATGATAAAGTCACTTATGATCCGCATTCCTGGCTTTCATTAAATAATGCCAAGCGTTACTTGAATTATATTTATGACACGTTGAAAACAACTTATCCTGATAATGCCAAATTATATGGCAAGCGCAAGTTTAAGGCTGTTGATCGCCTAACTGATATTCAAGCGCAATATAAAGAAAAGTTCGCAAGCTTAGACAAAAAGGCGTTCCTAGTCACTCACTATGCTTGGGAATATTTAGCTAAGGAATATGGCTTGATGCAATATCCTTTGCAGGGCTTAATTTCAACAGAATCACCGAGTTTGAAGACAATCAAAAAGGCAATCAAATTCTGCCGCGATCAAGAGGTAAATACCGTTTTCTACGAGAGCAATATGCCGCCTAAAGAGGCGCAAGCTTTAGCCCAAGAGATAAACGGCAAGTTTGTTGATCTTACCAGTATGGAATTTGTGCCTAGTGATGATCAGGGCGAAATTGGTAGCTATACGAAGATTATGGAAGCTAATTTAGCTAAGTTGTATGCAGCGTTGAGCGGAGAGACAAAATGA
- a CDS encoding metal ABC transporter permease, with the protein MLEFAFMRHALLAGFFLSIIIPMIGIVMVNRKTSMIGDALSHTSLSGVALGLIFGFNPVWGVLLICLIAAYAIEYIRAKFPHYGDMATAVITSTGLGLAAVLTKFAAGGNNFESYLFGSISAVTLYDVVSVAIVFVAVVVVSIVYYAALLDLAIDSNLARLAGVNVKLVNAIYTFLSAVTIALSCKIVGALLVLSMLVLPVATALIICRSYKTTYIMSIVLGVFYTMSGIIISYYYDVPTGGAIVILAVLGMLITAIYRKCCRKN; encoded by the coding sequence ATGTTAGAATTTGCTTTCATGCGTCATGCTTTGTTGGCTGGGTTCTTCCTGTCAATCATTATTCCAATGATCGGTATCGTGATGGTCAATCGCAAAACCAGTATGATTGGTGATGCCTTGTCACATACTTCTTTGAGTGGTGTAGCTTTAGGCTTGATCTTTGGCTTTAATCCAGTTTGGGGCGTCTTGCTTATCTGCCTGATTGCTGCATATGCAATTGAATATATTCGCGCTAAATTCCCGCATTATGGCGATATGGCTACGGCTGTTATTACAAGTACAGGCTTGGGCCTGGCAGCTGTATTAACGAAGTTTGCTGCAGGGGGTAACAATTTTGAAAGCTATCTATTTGGTAGTATTTCCGCTGTTACTTTGTATGATGTGGTGAGCGTGGCAATTGTCTTTGTGGCAGTTGTAGTTGTCAGCATCGTTTATTATGCCGCTTTACTTGATTTGGCAATTGATAGTAATTTGGCTCGCTTAGCTGGCGTCAATGTTAAATTGGTCAATGCTATTTATACATTCTTGTCAGCTGTGACAATTGCTTTGAGCTGTAAGATTGTTGGTGCCTTACTCGTTTTGTCAATGTTGGTATTACCTGTTGCGACAGCTTTGATTATTTGCCGAAGCTATAAGACAACTTATATCATGTCAATTGTTTTGGGCGTATTTTACACTATGTCAGGTATCATCATTTCCTATTATTATGATGTGCCGACAGGTGGTGCGATTGTTATCTTGGCCGTACTTGGGATGCTAATCACAGCCATCTATCGTAAATGCTGCCGTAAGAATTAA
- a CDS encoding uracil-DNA glycosylase — MRNKEVDNWYDIISNEMTKPYFAHLRQFVTEERKHYAVYPPAEQVFNSFNFCPFDKVKVVIVGQDPYHQKGQAMGLAFSVNRGVQIPPSLQNIFKEQGQNPKHGDLTYWAKQGVFLLNRVLTVRDSQAFSHQNQGWETFTTNILSYLYASDRPMVFMFWGKAAQALKPAITKENQLFLMTSHPSPLAVYRGFAGCKHFQKANDFLVSHNLEAIDWKLPDYN; from the coding sequence TTGAGGAACAAAGAAGTGGATAACTGGTACGATATTATCTCAAATGAGATGACTAAGCCCTATTTTGCACACTTACGCCAATTTGTGACAGAAGAACGTAAACATTATGCTGTTTACCCGCCAGCAGAACAAGTTTTCAACAGCTTCAACTTCTGCCCCTTTGACAAAGTGAAAGTCGTTATCGTCGGCCAAGACCCCTATCACCAAAAAGGCCAAGCCATGGGACTTGCGTTCTCGGTGAATCGTGGAGTTCAAATTCCACCCTCGCTCCAAAATATTTTCAAAGAACAAGGGCAAAATCCTAAGCATGGCGATTTAACCTATTGGGCAAAGCAAGGCGTCTTTCTTCTAAACAGAGTGCTAACTGTTAGAGATAGCCAGGCCTTCAGCCACCAAAACCAAGGTTGGGAAACTTTTACGACCAACATTCTGTCCTACCTTTATGCTAGTGATAGGCCCATGGTTTTCATGTTCTGGGGTAAAGCTGCCCAAGCTCTAAAGCCAGCTATAACTAAAGAAAATCAACTATTTTTAATGACGAGTCACCCAAGTCCTTTAGCTGTTTATCGTGGCTTTGCCGGTTGTAAACACTTTCAAAAGGCTAATGATTTTCTAGTGTCTCACAACTTAGAAGCTATCGACTGGAAATTGCCTGACTATAACTAA
- a CDS encoding serine hydrolase domain-containing protein, which yields MDKLKAELLALGVKNLILKEAGKVVWQFQTEPNRLFNQYSVTKAFTALACLAACRAGFLSLDSNVTELLKKLEAANKANLSSTNTEQIETHIKANCVENLAITAKEVRYDVSELNALAIKLEQAELQLLFCNLPKRARLEQLTIRHLLNMTSGHGQTHMFIDERQKLSLGTNWFDFCLNLSFARRPGTHFLYTNAGPYMAGVLVQALTGKRLSQNLANLFKLGLGMEHVKWQQDPLGYEFGASELFMSTEKLSEFAEILRKGGQAYTSEEAVKLATSVSYNNAEKGIYYGYGFWLYPDGAYRADGSHGQYIMVDAKRNLSLAVNSDATDERQLKELLYTSLIKH from the coding sequence ATGGACAAATTAAAGGCTGAACTTTTAGCTTTAGGTGTTAAGAATTTGATTTTAAAAGAAGCTGGCAAAGTAGTTTGGCAATTTCAAACAGAGCCTAATCGCTTGTTCAATCAATATTCTGTGACAAAGGCTTTCACAGCTTTAGCCTGCTTAGCAGCGTGCAGAGCGGGCTTTTTGAGCTTAGACAGTAATGTGACAGAGCTTCTTAAAAAGCTAGAAGCGGCTAATAAAGCAAATTTAAGTTCGACTAATACTGAGCAGATAGAAACTCACATAAAGGCTAATTGTGTGGAGAATTTAGCCATAACAGCCAAAGAGGTTAGATATGATGTTTCTGAATTAAATGCGCTTGCTATTAAGTTAGAACAGGCTGAATTACAGCTTTTATTCTGCAATTTACCCAAACGTGCTAGGCTTGAGCAATTAACGATTAGACATTTATTGAATATGACAAGCGGGCATGGGCAGACGCATATGTTTATAGATGAAAGGCAAAAACTTAGTCTGGGGACAAACTGGTTTGATTTTTGCTTGAATTTGAGTTTTGCTAGGCGGCCTGGGACGCATTTTCTCTATACGAATGCTGGCCCTTATATGGCAGGTGTGCTTGTGCAAGCTTTAACAGGTAAGCGTTTAAGTCAGAATTTAGCTAATTTGTTCAAATTAGGCTTAGGCATGGAGCATGTGAAATGGCAGCAAGATCCGCTTGGCTATGAATTTGGGGCGAGTGAACTGTTTATGAGTACAGAGAAACTGAGTGAGTTCGCTGAGATTTTGCGTAAAGGTGGTCAAGCCTATACTTCAGAAGAAGCGGTTAAATTAGCAACGAGTGTGAGTTATAACAATGCTGAAAAAGGTATTTACTATGGCTATGGTTTTTGGCTGTATCCTGATGGAGCTTATAGAGCAGATGGTAGCCATGGCCAGTATATTATGGTCGATGCCAAGCGCAATTTAAGCTTAGCGGTGAACAGTGACGCAACAGACGAAAGACAACTCAAAGAGTTGTTGTATACAAGTTTAATTAAGCATTGA
- a CDS encoding magnesium chelatase domain-containing protein, whose protein sequence is MAHISNASIYSLYRNAKNQLQLCQVAVSISNGLNGCQIIGGVDKTIKEAYFRVKAAIKASDFRYPPGKIVVNLSPLAAAKKGSCFDLAIALALLKASKQIKLPAVCLAYGELSLAGSLIEPSNLLSDADLDLDSKQLKALVTSLRQLCPSETIVCLGPDLDKTGRITCNVLCLLAKFQKISVKTEAISNLKDFNLLKFADAKLNANGMSLPVPYMLDVEISSKLASSIDREELLAELSARSKIALQTYSALRNIAFCKEVFKLALAGGHSLALIGSNGSGKTELLHSAIYFLANEIKAQIERKQSNLIELNNYVLDLDFMTLPSKLLNYKLQTGKLWHLQNGLIFLSELNKFRTKSLLCLEQFFKQQIDLSQNCKQQQIMQADQLNISPHCQMLVDFNPCPCGNLFEPWLTACSCSNFQIKQFNRRLTGAIWDRLALICIARRITAEETKGENMQVQSNGKEEKLEESASQVKYQIEQCRKWQRERNGKTCMHACLNSQLTLAELNTVQLLSNDMHDFLHLMRLSRHYSYRRLYFVRTTALTLADLACEKCQLKHFLQASNYCSVPEEFNYA, encoded by the coding sequence ATGGCCCATATCAGCAATGCAAGTATATATAGTTTGTATCGTAATGCTAAAAATCAGTTGCAACTTTGCCAAGTGGCAGTCAGCATCAGTAATGGCTTAAATGGTTGTCAAATTATAGGTGGCGTAGATAAGACGATTAAAGAGGCTTATTTTCGTGTGAAAGCAGCCATAAAGGCTAGTGATTTTCGTTACCCACCAGGTAAGATTGTGGTCAATTTAAGTCCGCTTGCGGCGGCTAAAAAAGGTAGTTGTTTTGATTTGGCGATTGCTTTGGCTTTATTAAAAGCGAGTAAACAGATTAAATTACCAGCAGTCTGTTTGGCCTATGGTGAATTGAGTTTAGCAGGTTCGTTGATTGAACCGAGTAATTTGTTGAGTGATGCAGATTTAGATTTGGATTCTAAGCAACTTAAAGCTTTGGTGACTTCTTTGAGACAGCTTTGCCCGAGTGAAACGATTGTCTGTTTGGGACCAGATTTGGATAAAACAGGTAGAATTACTTGCAATGTGCTTTGTCTGTTGGCTAAGTTTCAGAAAATTTCTGTTAAGACGGAAGCGATAAGTAACTTGAAAGATTTTAATTTGCTTAAATTTGCTGATGCCAAGCTTAATGCGAATGGTATGTCCTTGCCGGTGCCGTATATGTTGGATGTTGAGATAAGCTCTAAATTAGCTAGTTCAATAGATAGGGAGGAATTATTGGCTGAATTATCAGCTAGATCGAAAATAGCTTTGCAAACTTATTCAGCTCTGCGAAATATTGCTTTTTGCAAAGAAGTATTCAAATTGGCTTTGGCTGGCGGGCATAGTTTAGCATTGATTGGTTCCAACGGTTCAGGTAAGACTGAATTGTTGCATAGCGCAATTTATTTTTTAGCAAATGAAATAAAAGCACAGATTGAGCGAAAACAGTCTAATTTGATCGAGCTAAATAATTATGTACTTGACTTGGATTTTATGACTTTGCCGAGCAAATTATTGAATTACAAATTACAAACAGGTAAACTTTGGCATTTGCAAAATGGGCTAATTTTTCTATCCGAACTTAATAAGTTCAGGACTAAATCACTTCTCTGCTTGGAACAATTTTTTAAGCAGCAAATTGATTTGAGTCAGAACTGTAAACAGCAACAAATCATGCAAGCTGATCAACTAAATATAAGTCCGCATTGCCAAATGTTGGTAGATTTTAACCCATGTCCTTGTGGCAATCTGTTTGAGCCATGGCTGACTGCTTGTAGTTGTTCAAATTTCCAAATTAAGCAATTCAATCGGCGTTTAACAGGCGCTATTTGGGATAGATTGGCCTTAATTTGTATTGCAAGACGCATAACAGCTGAGGAGACAAAAGGCGAAAATATGCAAGTTCAATCTAATGGTAAGGAAGAGAAGCTGGAAGAATCTGCTAGCCAGGTTAAATATCAGATTGAACAATGTCGAAAATGGCAACGCGAACGAAATGGCAAAACGTGTATGCATGCTTGTTTGAACAGCCAATTGACGCTTGCTGAATTAAATACTGTACAGTTACTTTCAAATGATATGCATGACTTCTTGCATTTAATGCGTCTAAGTCGGCACTATTCTTATCGGCGCTTGTATTTTGTAAGAACGACAGCTTTAACGTTAGCTGATTTAGCTTGTGAAAAATGTCAACTTAAACATTTTTTACAAGCCAGCAATTATTGCTCGGTACCGGAGGAATTTAATTATGCTTAA
- a CDS encoding BspA family leucine-rich repeat surface protein, with protein sequence MRKLLSIGIASLFFCSLFVNNRIQTHAEQNSTATTSLNMQEPSLDVASSNDNSQHKSDSVQASDEPNSQEIDKADTEVKLNSNIVKLANDNSAKLADNSENQALSGVKVESNASIYSDRATSWQTWTDKNNNSAEWRLENGTLTISADVLPCPTVYSVNSTAKNFHAFDSLLGKYGFERGQATPWFEQRDSITKIILETKTGGGKIKVKAAEGGNSVFVGTNNTFTGLGAVKEIIGLENLDISELTSLAYMFAGCKELQSLDLSSWDISHITDLSGTFAHMEKLETLNISNWDTSKVINFSYLFCNTPSLKNLDNLSSFKTDEVQNLEATFYKSKIRNLNDIANWNTSKVTNMISTFSGSISECELDLTNWDVSKVTDMSSMFGGSQLKKLNAANWNCSQVTSMNRMFAEADKVESIDVSNWQTANVTDMTYMFNNTKYVSTLATENWDVSKVTSMMNMFKGAQELKNLNISKWKTTALTNMENIFAHCENLNSLDVSNLDVSKVTTMRNAFPHLGSKTNLATLDVSKWQTQNVEDMACMFSCTKLKAIDVSNWDVGKVNTIEKMFEYAENLRSLDLSKWQIQENCNRVMLLCATSSLQKIDLGKNSALFSTHIPSNWVTMNIAGKDPVLYSKDDLGNIWRAVNKIDENTGTITSSGTEENPVGEPMTAEEMFKYSAKLKNLQQDKLTFVRVPMKLTLHLNNAEDGKVEDKYVGYIKLKKENSKTEPIIEQCFWQKNPTNSIVDGKLSNDPSIDLAKLINPSFKDYKFMAWTTDQVGTQKFDWKGSNQFNLTNLDFNNQHTELYAEWSSNGDSTKHEIGTGQVPIEPAPQAHLPNYIPSDTSDTNGTVELRAITPAKRGQIVKTGELINSTNYLAYLVIGVAYILAKRRK encoded by the coding sequence ATGCGTAAACTACTAAGTATTGGCATTGCAAGCTTATTTTTTTGTTCACTTTTTGTAAACAATCGTATTCAAACACATGCCGAACAAAACAGTACTGCAACTACGTCGCTAAACATGCAAGAGCCTAGTTTAGATGTAGCTAGTTCAAATGATAATAGTCAGCATAAGTCTGATTCTGTTCAAGCCTCAGATGAACCTAATTCACAAGAAATTGATAAAGCTGATACTGAGGTTAAGCTAAATTCTAACATTGTTAAGCTTGCAAATGACAACAGTGCTAAACTTGCTGATAATTCAGAAAATCAAGCTCTAAGTGGTGTAAAAGTGGAAAGCAACGCCTCAATATATTCTGATCGTGCCACAAGCTGGCAAACATGGACTGACAAAAATAACAACTCAGCAGAATGGCGTTTAGAAAATGGCACTTTAACAATAAGCGCAGACGTTTTGCCTTGTCCGACGGTGTATTCGGTTAATTCTACAGCCAAAAATTTTCATGCCTTTGATTCTCTTTTGGGGAAATATGGCTTCGAGCGAGGGCAAGCAACACCCTGGTTTGAACAACGTGATAGTATCACAAAAATCATCCTCGAAACAAAAACTGGTGGTGGAAAAATAAAAGTAAAAGCTGCTGAAGGTGGCAACTCTGTATTTGTTGGCACTAATAATACTTTCACAGGTTTAGGGGCTGTTAAAGAAATCATTGGCTTAGAAAATTTAGATATCAGTGAATTAACGAGCCTTGCTTATATGTTTGCAGGCTGTAAAGAATTACAGTCGCTAGATTTAAGCAGTTGGGACATCAGCCATATCACCGATTTAAGTGGTACATTTGCTCATATGGAAAAGTTAGAAACGCTAAATATTAGTAATTGGGATACTTCTAAGGTCATTAATTTCAGCTATCTTTTCTGTAACACACCCAGCTTAAAAAATCTAGATAATCTATCTAGCTTCAAAACAGATGAAGTTCAAAACTTAGAAGCAACATTCTATAAATCTAAAATTAGAAATCTCAATGATATTGCTAACTGGAATACAAGCAAAGTTACTAATATGATAAGCACTTTTTCAGGTTCAATTAGTGAATGTGAGTTGGACTTAACAAATTGGGATGTCAGCAAAGTCACAGATATGAGTTCAATGTTTGGTGGCTCTCAACTTAAAAAGCTTAATGCAGCAAATTGGAACTGTAGCCAAGTTACAAGCATGAACAGGATGTTTGCAGAAGCTGATAAAGTAGAAAGCATTGATGTCAGTAATTGGCAAACAGCTAATGTTACTGATATGACCTACATGTTCAATAATACAAAATATGTTTCAACATTAGCTACTGAAAATTGGGACGTTAGTAAGGTCACAAGCATGATGAACATGTTTAAAGGTGCCCAGGAATTAAAGAACTTAAACATCAGCAAATGGAAAACTACAGCATTAACAAATATGGAGAACATCTTTGCGCATTGTGAAAATCTAAACAGCTTAGATGTAAGCAACTTAGATGTCAGCAAAGTTACAACCATGCGTAATGCCTTCCCCCACCTAGGCAGTAAAACAAATTTGGCAACTTTAGATGTAAGTAAATGGCAGACACAAAATGTAGAAGATATGGCGTGTATGTTTAGCTGTACTAAATTAAAAGCTATCGATGTCAGCAATTGGGATGTCGGAAAAGTAAATACTATAGAAAAAATGTTCGAGTATGCAGAAAATTTACGCTCACTAGATTTAAGCAAATGGCAAATTCAAGAGAATTGTAATCGAGTGATGCTACTATGTGCCACTTCAAGTTTGCAAAAAATTGATCTTGGCAAAAATTCTGCTCTTTTTAGCACTCACATACCAAGTAATTGGGTTACAATGAACATAGCTGGCAAAGATCCTGTTCTATATTCTAAAGATGACTTAGGTAACATATGGCGAGCAGTTAATAAGATTGACGAAAATACAGGCACTATAACAAGCTCTGGTACAGAAGAAAATCCAGTTGGTGAGCCTATGACAGCTGAAGAAATGTTCAAATACAGTGCAAAATTAAAGAATCTTCAGCAAGATAAACTGACTTTCGTCAGAGTACCCATGAAGCTCACCCTGCACCTCAACAATGCCGAAGATGGAAAAGTTGAAGACAAATATGTTGGCTATATTAAGCTAAAAAAGGAGAACTCTAAAACAGAGCCAATTATAGAACAGTGCTTCTGGCAAAAAAATCCTACTAATTCTATTGTTGATGGCAAACTGAGTAATGATCCTAGTATTGATCTTGCTAAGCTAATTAATCCTAGTTTCAAAGACTATAAATTCATGGCGTGGACCACGGATCAAGTTGGAACGCAAAAATTCGATTGGAAAGGTAGCAACCAATTTAATCTCACTAATTTAGATTTCAACAATCAGCACACTGAATTATATGCAGAATGGTCTAGCAACGGTGATAGCACAAAGCATGAGATTGGCACAGGTCAAGTTCCAATTGAACCAGCTCCACAAGCTCACTTGCCAAATTATATTCCAAGCGACACAAGTGACACAAACGGTACAGTAGAATTGAGAGCAATTACGCCAGCTAAACGTGGACAAATTGTTAAAACGGGTGAATTAATAAACTCCACAAATTATCTAGCATATTTGGTTATCGGTGTAGCTTATATCCTTGCCAAAAGACGCAAATAA
- a CDS encoding metal ABC transporter ATP-binding protein, with the protein MKQIEINDLSFGFNSELILKNINFAEEAGEIVAIHGENGTGKSTLLKLILGELTATSGEIKVQGQNLRKMKDFSKIAYVPQLQTFDNITFPITCTEIVALNLYRQFGFFKIPRACHREAARKILTEMGLQDYLDTPYNQLSGGFKQRTLIARAMINNPELLILDEPTAGVDQASKVNFLQLIKETNQKKKTTVLIVTHEMTLVEQQLPLDAVYEMKNGGLQKC; encoded by the coding sequence ATGAAACAGATAGAAATAAATGATTTAAGTTTTGGCTTTAATAGTGAGCTGATTCTTAAAAATATTAATTTTGCCGAGGAGGCAGGCGAGATTGTCGCTATTCACGGCGAAAATGGTACGGGTAAAAGTACCTTATTGAAATTGATTTTAGGTGAATTAACCGCAACTAGTGGCGAAATAAAGGTACAAGGCCAAAATCTTAGAAAAATGAAAGATTTTTCTAAGATTGCTTATGTTCCGCAATTACAGACATTTGATAATATAACATTCCCAATTACCTGTACTGAGATTGTTGCTTTGAATTTGTATCGCCAATTTGGTTTCTTCAAAATTCCTAGAGCTTGTCATAGAGAAGCGGCTAGAAAAATTTTGACTGAGATGGGTCTACAAGATTATTTAGATACACCATATAATCAGCTGTCTGGTGGCTTCAAGCAACGTACACTCATTGCTAGGGCTATGATTAACAACCCAGAATTGTTGATTTTGGATGAGCCGACAGCTGGCGTTGATCAGGCAAGCAAAGTGAACTTCTTGCAATTAATTAAAGAGACGAATCAAAAGAAAAAGACAACTGTTTTGATCGTTACGCACGAGATGACCTTAGTTGAGCAGCAATTGCCGTTAGATGCTGTCTACGAGATGAAGAATGGGGGTCTCCAAAAATGTTAG
- the ychF gene encoding redox-regulated ATPase YchF — protein sequence MKIGIVGLPNVGKSTLFNAITQAGAEAANYPFCTIEPNVGIVSVPDERLEPLVKLYDAEKCTPAVVEFVDIAGLVAGASKGEGLGNKFLSHIRECDAILQVVRCFENENIVHVNGKPDPIRDIDIIETELILADLEFLAKRISKVEKLCKGGNKDANKELAFLERLQAWLNDNHSARSFASSDEEADYWNELYLLSRKPILFVANVSEDDIHATSETNDFIKDVSEKAKEEQAETLVISAEIESEIAALDDEDKEMFLNDLGLEQSGLNRIIKASYKLLGLMSYLTAGPKEVRAWTIPIGCTAPKAAGKIHSDFERGFIRAEVVNYKDLLEAGSLAKAKEKGLVRSEGKEYVMQDGDVVLFRFNV from the coding sequence ATGAAGATAGGTATTGTCGGTTTACCGAACGTCGGTAAAAGCACTTTATTTAATGCAATTACACAGGCTGGAGCTGAGGCTGCCAACTATCCTTTTTGTACAATTGAACCTAATGTCGGTATCGTTAGCGTACCAGATGAGCGTTTAGAGCCACTAGTTAAGCTTTATGATGCGGAGAAGTGTACGCCAGCTGTTGTTGAATTTGTCGATATTGCTGGCTTAGTTGCTGGTGCAAGTAAAGGTGAGGGCTTAGGCAATAAGTTCTTGTCCCATATCCGTGAATGCGATGCAATTTTGCAAGTTGTCAGATGCTTCGAAAATGAAAATATCGTGCATGTGAATGGTAAACCTGATCCAATCCGCGATATTGATATTATTGAAACTGAGTTGATTCTAGCTGATTTAGAATTCTTGGCTAAGCGCATTAGCAAGGTTGAGAAGCTTTGCAAAGGTGGCAACAAAGATGCCAATAAAGAACTAGCCTTCCTTGAACGTTTGCAAGCTTGGTTGAATGATAACCATTCAGCTCGCTCATTTGCAAGTAGCGATGAGGAAGCTGACTATTGGAATGAGCTTTATCTATTATCCCGTAAGCCAATTTTGTTTGTGGCTAATGTTAGCGAAGATGATATTCATGCCACAAGTGAAACAAACGACTTCATTAAGGATGTTAGTGAGAAAGCTAAAGAAGAACAAGCAGAAACTTTAGTAATTTCAGCTGAAATTGAATCAGAGATAGCAGCTTTAGATGATGAAGATAAAGAGATGTTCCTCAATGATTTGGGCCTCGAACAAAGTGGTTTGAACAGAATTATCAAAGCTAGCTACAAATTACTCGGCTTGATGTCTTATTTGACAGCAGGCCCAAAGGAAGTAAGAGCTTGGACGATTCCAATTGGTTGCACAGCGCCTAAGGCCGCTGGTAAAATTCACTCTGACTTTGAGCGTGGCTTTATCAGAGCTGAAGTTGTCAATTACAAAGATTTGTTAGAAGCTGGTTCCTTAGCCAAAGCCAAAGAAAAAGGCCTTGTGCGTTCAGAAGGTAAAGAGTACGTTATGCAAGATGGAGATGTGGTTCTCTTCCGCTTTAACGTTTGA